The Vicia villosa cultivar HV-30 ecotype Madison, WI unplaced genomic scaffold, Vvil1.0 ctg.000659F_1_1, whole genome shotgun sequence genome has a window encoding:
- the LOC131630223 gene encoding F-box/kelch-repeat protein At3g23880-like — translation MKSLPPAFVPDELVTDVLSRLAVKPLMRFRCVRKSWNSLISDPTFVKLILHRSSQYDYFTLVSAIDFSVVSFTLYPFFKNFPISFTLPKDPYYQLNTAVGCCNGLLCMVGSSWLNGNIESWFCIWNPITRTMSERFGSFYDDLTTRFNFTFGCDKSNSTYKVVTVTRTNVRVFSLQDNAWRDFQTPIGAHYFPMTKVVYMNGSVNWLAFHHHFGPTDKPSLIISLDLGTETHTQFRPPRGLDIGSFVTPNLSVLNDCICLSHDFQQTHFLIWKMKEFGVEDSWTQFLKISYNNLKIDYPFSRFNVCLLPLCYSEKNDTLLVKNEEGSILYYRKDNTLEKINGPWLYTCTNYVESLVS, via the coding sequence ATGAAGTCACTGCCGCCGGCATTCGTTCCCGATGAACTCGTTACAGATGTGTTATCACGTCTTGCAGTAAAGCCGCTTATGAGATTCAGATGTGTGCGTAAGTCATGGAATTCACTCATCTCCGATCCCACCTTCGTTAAATTAATCCTTCATAGATCTTCACAATATGATTATTTCACGCTTGTAAGTGCTATTGATTTCAGTGTAGTATCCTTCACCTTATATCCTTTCTTTAAAAACTTTCCAATCAGTTTCACCCTTCCTAAGGATCCTTACTATCAATTAAATACTGCTGTTGGTTGTTGCAATGGATTGCTATGTATGGTAGGCTCTTCTTGGCTTAATGGGAATATTGAGAGCTGGTTTTGCATTTGGAATCCGATCACAAGGACAATGTCAGAAAGATTTGGTTCTTTTTACGACGATCTAACTACCCGTTTTAATTTCACTTTTGGTTGTGATAAATCAAACAGCACATATAAGGTGGTGACGGTAACGAGAACTAATGTTAGGGTTTTCAGTTTGCAAGATAATGCTTGGAGAGATTTTCAAACTCCTATTGGGGCTCATTATTTTCCGATGACGAAGGTTGTGTATATGAATGGTAGTGTTAATTGGTTGGCGTTTCACCATCACTTTGGTCCTACTGACAAGCCATCTTTGATTATTTCACTTGATTTGGGCACAGAGACACATACTCAGTTCCGGCCTCCTCGGGGTTTGGATATAGGATCATTTGTTACACCAAATCTAAGTGTGTTAAATGACTGTATTTGTTTATCTCATGATTTCCAACAAACTCATTTCCTTATATGGAAAATGAAGGAATTTGGAGTTGAAGACTCTTGGACTCAGTTTCTCAAAATTAGTTACAATAATCTCAAAATAGATTATCCATTTAGTAGATTCAACGTTTGTCTGTTACCATTATGTTATTCGGAGAAGAATGACACACTATTAGTGAAAAACGAAGAAGGATCAATTCTCTATTACCGGAAAGATAACACACTAGAGAAAATTAATGGCCCTTGGTTGTACACTTGCACGAATTATGTTGAAAGCTTGGTATCCTAA
- the LOC131630222 gene encoding uncharacterized protein LOC131630222: MTLCKIIFHHGGEFVRENFVFYRGGDVSTLHGQDPDTWSFYEAMNVVLQLGFDGGRIRMWRKIEGIDENFFHLTDDLHVTEITKHCIQHNVEGHIWLEHFVGDNTKWAEKPNIVDVGEVTEDDDSPGVRFGDSEEERVNDDNEGFVTVEVERPNDGNRVEVAGKKLRYKLRANKDASTLRSPKKIKLRVPSRVIRDKPSSSKAVEHDVDYESEELGSSDPDVSDNEKMPKYEKFRGELLNKDYEFKLGMEFNSLVEFKDAIREWSVLNGREIRFVKNESTRVRVECRGKYGFTALCSKVGDKHTFQLKTWVGTHTCSRVLNNKSANSKWVSKVVVEKRHQSGKVKVSDLMAELRSKYLVGISKGRAWRAKHMAEKIIEGDCSKQYSMLYNYAAELKKQNDGNTVKISVERPVPTLPPRFGSFYFCFDGCKKGFLHGCRPFIGVDGCHLKTQYGGQLLIAVARDPNDQYFPLAFGVVETETKESWRWFLQLLMEDIGQQRRYVFISDQQKV, encoded by the coding sequence ATGACGCTGTGCAAAATAATCTTTCACCATGGTGGTGAGTTCGTGCGTGAAAACTTCGTCTTCTACAGAGGAGGAGATGTATCGACTCTTCATGGGCAAGATCCAGATACCTGGTCATTCTACGAAGCAATGAATGTGGTTCTCCAACTTGGATTTGATGGAGGTCGAATCAGAATGTGGAGGAAAATAGAAGGTATTGATGAAAACTTTTTTCACTTGACTGATGATCTTCATGTTACAGAAATTACAAAGCATTGTATCCAGCACAATGTTGAGGGGCATATTTGGCTAGAACATTTTGTTGGAGACAACACAAAGTGGGCTGAGAAACCAAATATAGTTGATGTTGGTGAAGTGACTGAAGATGATGACTCTCCAGGGGTAAGGTTTGGGGACAGCGAGGAAGAAAGAGTAAATGATGACAATGAAGGATTTGTGACTGTGGAGGTTGAAAGACCAAATGATGGTAATAGGGTTGAAGTGGCAGGTAAGAAGCTTAGGTACAAGTTAAGAGCTAACAAGGATGCATCAACTTTAAGGTCTCCCAAAAAAATAAAGTTGCGTGTTCCTTCAAGGGTGATTCGGGACAAACCTAGTTCATCAAAGGCTGTAGAGCATGATGTTGATTATGAGAGTGAAGAGCTTGGTAGTTCTGATCCAGATGTTAGTGACAATGAGAAGATGCCCAAGTATGAGAAGTTTAGAGGAGAGTTACTCAACAAAGACTATGAGTTCAAACTAGGTATGGAGTTTAATTCTCTTGTTGAATTTAAAGATGCAATAAGGGAATGGTCTGTTTTAAATGGTAGAGAGATTCggtttgtgaaaaatgaaagcACAAGAGTTAGGGTAGAATGTAGGGGTAAATATGGATTTACAGCCCTTTGTAGTAAAGTTGGTGACAAACACACTTTTCAATTAAAAACTTGGGTGGGGACCCATACTTGTTCTAGGGTATTAAATAACAAGTCAGCAAATTCTAAGTGGGTGTCTAAAGTTGTGGTAGAGAAGAGGCATCAAAGTGGCAAGGTTAAAGTATCAGATCTGATGGCAGAACTTAGGAGCAAATATTTAGTTGGGATTTCCAAGGGAAGGGCATGGAGAGCTAAACACATGGCTGAAAAAATAATTGAAGGAGATTGTTCTAAGCAATATTCCATGTTATACAATTATGCTGCAGAACTTAAGAAGCAAAATGATGGAAATACTGTAAAGATATCTGTGGAAAGGCCAGTTCCTACACTACCACCAAGGTTTGGTAGTTTCTATTTTTGCTTTGATGGTTGCAAGAAGGGGTTCCTCCATGGATGCAGACCATTTATTGGTGTAGATGGCTGCCATTTGAAGACCCAGTATGGTGGCCAGTTGCTTATTGCTGTGGCTAGAGATCCAAATGATCAATACTTTCCTCTAGCCTTTGGTGTTGTGGAGACAGAGACAAAGGAAAGCTGGAGATGGTTCTTGCAGCTTCTAATGGAAGACATTGGACAACAAAGAAGATATGTTTTCATATCTGACCAACAAAAGGTATGA
- the LOC131630215 gene encoding F-box/kelch-repeat protein At3g06240-like, which produces MSLSTVFLPEELVAEVLSFLPVKSLLQLRCVSKSWKSLISDPIFVKRHLKRSACNLNLTLVSYFFVEDEAAFCLMENPPIIVRRFYDPYHQLKDKDCNSIIGSCNGLICLLDLSYFDGHKEMCLRFWNPATRTISEKVGYSIEHNYQYYPNLTFGYDDSTDTYKVVYFISDTTQVRVLSLGHNVWRNIQNSPHDHDYRMNVVHLSSSFVWLANHNYISEKIVIISFDLGTETHTQLLPPKGFEEVSFIRPNLFVLKDCLCFSHDFNKTHFVLWQMKEFGVEDSWTQFLKISYRNNLQIDDPFNKFRHNLLPLCLLEKNDTLLLTDAYQLQIILYNWRDNRVKRINQSWWFHFKNYVESLVWYR; this is translated from the coding sequence ATGTCGCTGTCGACGGTATTTCTCCCGGAAGAACTTGTTGCCGAAGTGCTTTCCTTTCTTCCTGTCAAATCACTCTTGCAACTGAGATGTGTCAGTAAGTCATGGAAGTCACTCATCTCTGATCCCATCTTTGTCAAACGACACCTTAAACGATCTGCGTGTAATCTGAACCTCACACTTGTATCTTATTTCTTTGTTGAGGATGAGGCAGCGTTTTGTTTGATGGAAAACCCTCCAATCATTGTCCGTCGTTTCTATGATCCTTACCATCAATTGAAAGATAAGGACTGCAACTCTATAATTGGTTCTTGCAATGGATTGATATGTTTGTTAGATCTTTCTTACTTCGATGGCCATAAAGAGATGTGTCTTCGTTTTTGGAATCCTGCTACAAGAACAATATCAGAAAAAGTAGGGTATTCTATAGAACATAATTACCAATATTATCCTAATTTGACATTCGGTTATGATGATTCAACCGATACTTATAAGGTGGTCTATTTCATTTCTGATACGACACAGGTAAGAGTTTTGAGTTTGGGCCATAATGTTTGGAGAAATATTCAAAATTCTCCCCATGATCATGATTACAGAATGAATGTTGTGCATTTGAGTAGTAGCTTCGTTTGGTTGGCAAATCACAATTACATCAGTGAGAAAATTGTGATTATTTCCTTTGATTTAGGCACCGAGACACACACTCAATTGTTGCCTCCAAAGGGGTTTGAAGAAGTGTCATTTATTAGACCAAATCTATTTGTTTTAAAGGATTGTCTTTGTTTTTCTCATGATTTCAATAAAACTCATTTTGTTTTATGGCAAATGAAGGAATTTGGAGTGGAAGACTCTTGGACTCAATTCCTTAAAATTAGTTATCGTAATAATCTTCAAATTGATGATCCATTTAATAAATTCCGCCATAATTTGTTGCCACTATGCCTTTTGGAGAAGAATGATACACTGTTATTGACAGACGCATATCAACTTCAGATCATTCTCTATAATTGGAGAGATAACAGAGTTAAAAGAATCAATCAATCTTGGTGGTTTCATTTCAAGAAttatgttgaaagtttggtttggTATCGTTGA